The Polyangium mundeleinium genome contains the following window.
GCGCGTCCGGGCTCCGGCGAAGAGGAAGACCTCGTCGATCTGCGTGCGCAGCGGAGACGCGGCGGATTCGCTTGGCGGCGCCTGGGACGTGCACGCCGGGAGCGGGAGGCTCAGCGCGGCGATGACGGGGACATTCCGACGGAGCCGGTACAAGGGCGCGTGCATGCCCCAGGTCTCGTGCCCCCGAGGGGCGACGTAAAGCCGCGGAAGGGCCCTACGGCTCGGCGAACGAAGGCGCGGCGCTCTGCCCCGGGCCGAACGAATCCGCCCCTGCGCGCGGTGACGCGTGCGCGCGCCGATGATCCCGCGGCCCTTTGCCGTGGGCGCGCGTAAATGCCCGCGTGAAGGCCGCCTCGCTGTCGTAACCGACGCGCGCCGCGATCACCTTGATGGGCAGCGCCGTCCCGGAGAGCAGCGCGGCCGCGCGGTCGAGGCGCAGGCGGCGCACGTAGCTGCCGAGCGGCTCGCCGAGCAGGGCCGTGGCGCGCGCCGCGAACGCCGAACGCGAGAGCCCGACCCGCCGCGCGAGCTCCCCGAGCTCCCAGCTTTGCTCAGGCGCGGCCCGCACCTCGGCGAGCGCGGCCGCGATGGGCTCGTCCTGCAGCGCCTCGCGGCCCGGCAGCGGCGAGGCCAGCGTGCGGAGCGCACAAGCAAACAGCGTGTGCCCAAACGCCTCCACGATTCCATCCCGCAAGGAAGGCGAGAGATCGGGCGCCTCGGCGAGCAGATGCAAAGTCTCGCCGAGCCACCGGGAGAGCCCCGGATGCGAGCCTTGCAGGTGCACGAGCGAGGGCAGGAGCGAGAGCCACGGCGCGCCCGCGGCGTCGAAGCGCAAATCGACGATGACGAGGCGGGTCTCGGGGGGCGCCTCGGTGCGTATCGTATTCGGTCCCGAGGGCCGGAGGGCCTTGCAATAAGCGTCGGCAAAGCCGAGGAGCGGGGTCGTGGGCTTGTCGCGGACCGAATGCGCGTCGCCGCGGGGCAAGAAGACGATCTCGCCTTGCTGGAGCGCGATCCGCTGGTCCTTTTGCCCGACCCAGCCGCCCCCGCGCAGGGCCGCGTAGACGCGCGCCTTGCCTTGCGAGGGGAGCTGTTTTCCCCATCGCGCGCCGAGATCGGCCTGCTGCACCTCGGTGCCTTGCAGGCGGAGCGTGCGTGCCAGCTCGTCGAATGCCGGGGGCATGCCGCGAGTCTAGCGTGGAGGGCCGGAGACGTCACGCGTGGACGCGCGGGCGTGTGATCCGGACGCGCGGCAAAGCCCCTCGCCCTTACCTTCCGGGCATCCCTCGAACGAAGGAGGACTCCCATGACGAGCACCGGACATCGCAACGCCGCGCAGGCCCTCGACGAGCACCTCGCGCTCATCTCCAAGGACATCCAGCGCTGGATCGAGCTCTTCGCGGACGACGCCGTGGTCGAGTTCCCCTATGCCCCGCCGGGGCTCCCGGCGCGGCTCGAAGGCAAGGCGGCGATCGACGCTTATTTCCGCCCCACGCCGCAGACCTTCGCCGGCCTCACGTTCAGCGACGTGCGCCGGTATGTCACGACGGATCCCGACGTCGCGCTGGCCGAGGTGCACGGTACGGCGCAGATCCCGGCCACCGGCAAGCGGTACGAGCAGGACTACATCATGGTGCTGCGGACGAGGGCGGGGAAGATCGTCCATTACCGTGAATACTGGAACGTCGGGCGCGCGCTCGAAGCGTTTGGCGATACGGACGCCGTGCGCAATGCCGTGGGGGCGTCATGAGCGGCCGTATCTTGATCACGGGCGGGACCGGCAACACCGGTCGTCGGATTGCCACGCGCCTCGGCGAGCTTGGTGTTTCCGCGCGCGTGGCGAGCCGCGGGGCGCCTGGGGCCGGCGGCGATCACGTGGGGTTCGACTGGGCCGACCCCGCGACGCACGGGCCCGCGCTCTCGGGCGTGGATCGCGTGTATCTGGTCGCGCCGGGGAACGTCGAGGACCCGTCGCCGCTCATGGTGCCCTTTCTCGAACGCGCGCTCGTGAGCGGCGTTAGGCGGTTCGTGCTCCTGAGCTCGTCGGCGATTCCCGAGGGCGCCCCGGGGCTCGGCACGG
Protein-coding sequences here:
- a CDS encoding AraC family transcriptional regulator — translated: MPPAFDELARTLRLQGTEVQQADLGARWGKQLPSQGKARVYAALRGGGWVGQKDQRIALQQGEIVFLPRGDAHSVRDKPTTPLLGFADAYCKALRPSGPNTIRTEAPPETRLVIVDLRFDAAGAPWLSLLPSLVHLQGSHPGLSRWLGETLHLLAEAPDLSPSLRDGIVEAFGHTLFACALRTLASPLPGREALQDEPIAAALAEVRAAPEQSWELGELARRVGLSRSAFAARATALLGEPLGSYVRRLRLDRAAALLSGTALPIKVIAARVGYDSEAAFTRAFTRAHGKGPRDHRRAHASPRAGADSFGPGQSAAPSFAEP
- a CDS encoding nuclear transport factor 2 family protein, producing MTSTGHRNAAQALDEHLALISKDIQRWIELFADDAVVEFPYAPPGLPARLEGKAAIDAYFRPTPQTFAGLTFSDVRRYVTTDPDVALAEVHGTAQIPATGKRYEQDYIMVLRTRAGKIVHYREYWNVGRALEAFGDTDAVRNAVGAS